In the Burkholderia cenocepacia genome, one interval contains:
- a CDS encoding LysR family transcriptional regulator has protein sequence MNTRFLETFVTLAKLRNFRTTAAALHATPAAISQRLKALEDELHTVLVDRDSREFRLTPNGEYLLGYAKAVVEATQELQAAASGESALRGKLRLGVIETVVHSWLPHYMRRLAADYPELEIDLTVDVSVVLQRRLMAGELDLIIRVEGSDEASVVCDALANYPVRWIARAGLLPNTRAGLARQVLRQPILTYGRGTAPHRALEDIVRTLAHAHGVPLSETRITGSPSISVIVQLVRDGFGVAAIPVLFVDALIESGEVVELPLQPSPPSIVVSMSRRTDAPRFVHGASIAARAACHEYCEKSTRLLVEAL, from the coding sequence ATGAACACGCGTTTTCTCGAAACCTTCGTCACGCTCGCGAAGCTGCGCAACTTCCGCACGACCGCGGCGGCGCTGCACGCGACGCCGGCCGCGATCTCGCAGCGCCTGAAGGCGCTCGAGGACGAACTGCATACGGTACTCGTCGATCGCGACAGTCGCGAATTCCGGCTCACGCCGAACGGCGAATACCTGCTCGGCTATGCGAAAGCCGTGGTCGAGGCAACGCAGGAACTGCAGGCCGCCGCGTCCGGCGAGAGTGCGCTGCGCGGCAAGCTGCGGCTCGGCGTGATCGAGACGGTCGTGCACAGCTGGCTGCCGCACTACATGCGGCGGCTCGCGGCCGACTATCCTGAGCTCGAGATCGACCTGACCGTCGACGTCAGCGTCGTGCTGCAGCGCCGGCTGATGGCCGGCGAGCTCGACCTGATCATCCGTGTGGAAGGCAGCGACGAGGCGTCGGTCGTGTGCGACGCGCTCGCGAACTACCCGGTGCGCTGGATCGCGCGCGCCGGCCTGCTGCCGAATACCCGCGCGGGCCTCGCGCGGCAGGTGTTGCGCCAGCCGATCCTCACCTACGGCCGCGGCACCGCGCCCCATCGCGCGCTGGAGGACATCGTCCGCACGCTCGCGCATGCGCACGGCGTACCGCTGTCGGAGACGCGCATCACCGGTTCGCCATCGATCTCGGTGATCGTGCAACTGGTGCGTGACGGTTTCGGCGTCGCCGCGATTCCGGTGCTGTTCGTCGATGCGCTGATCGAAAGCGGCGAAGTCGTCGAGCTGCCGCTGCAGCCGTCGCCGCCGTCGATCGTCGTGTCGATGTCGCGGCGGACGGACGCGCCGCGGTTCGTGCACGGCGCGTCGATCGCGGCGCGCGCGGCATGTCACGAGTATTGCGAGAAGAGCACGCGGTTGCTGGTCGAAGCGCTTTGA
- a CDS encoding putative hydro-lyase, translating to MTPSEFRQSVRRGAFRGPTAGHCGPFAQANLAILPDAYAHDFLRFCQANPKACPLLGVGEPGAFRIDALGDDLDIRTDVPSYNVYRDGRLTERVESLDALWRDDFVVFAIGCSFSFEDMLAREGIGLRHVEEGRNVPMYRTSIANRRAGIFGGQLVVSMRPLRGADAIRAVQITSRFPGVHGAPIHIGDPRALGIEDLNAPEFGDAVTIRDGELPVFWACGVTPQTALMDAKLPIAIAHTPGHMLMTDITNASLAVF from the coding sequence ATGACGCCTTCCGAATTCCGTCAATCCGTGCGCCGCGGCGCGTTCCGCGGCCCGACCGCCGGCCATTGCGGCCCGTTTGCCCAGGCGAACCTGGCGATCCTGCCCGACGCGTACGCGCACGATTTCCTGCGCTTCTGCCAGGCGAACCCGAAGGCCTGCCCGCTGCTGGGCGTCGGCGAACCGGGCGCGTTCCGGATCGACGCGCTCGGCGACGATCTCGACATCCGCACCGACGTGCCGAGCTACAACGTCTATCGGGACGGCCGCCTGACCGAGCGCGTCGAGTCGCTCGACGCGCTGTGGCGCGACGATTTCGTCGTATTCGCAATCGGCTGCTCGTTCTCGTTCGAGGACATGCTCGCCCGCGAAGGGATCGGGCTGCGCCACGTCGAGGAGGGTCGCAACGTGCCGATGTACCGCACGTCGATCGCGAACCGCCGCGCGGGCATCTTCGGCGGCCAGTTGGTCGTGTCGATGCGGCCGCTGCGCGGCGCCGACGCGATCCGCGCGGTGCAGATCACGAGCCGGTTCCCGGGCGTGCACGGCGCGCCGATCCATATTGGCGACCCGCGGGCGCTCGGCATCGAGGATCTGAACGCGCCCGAATTCGGCGACGCGGTGACGATCCGCGACGGCGAGCTGCCGGTGTTCTGGGCATGCGGCGTGACGCCGCAAACCGCGCTGATGGACGCGAAGCTGCCGATCGCGATCGCGCATACGCCCGGCCACATGCTGATGACCGACATCACGAATGCCTCGCTGGCCGTGTTCTGA
- a CDS encoding MFS transporter translates to MESKTLAAPAAEPASRERTGLFSWYADAQPRERRAFWSCKVGYMLDGMDTQMLSFVIPTLVATWGISLADAGFIGTITLLASALGGWIAGILSDRIGRVRTLQLTVLWFAVFTALCGLAQNYHQLVAARALMGFGFGGEWTAGAVLIGEVIRARDRGRAVGLVQSGWAIGWGLCALLYALLFSVLPAEQAWRALFLVGLAPALLVVAIRRYVKEPDVYEKEKAAQAKVADAPRLTEIFAPKLITTTLRAALLTTGAQGGYYAITTWLPTFLKTERHLTVMGTGGYLAMIIFGSWVGYLTSAYLTDRLGRKPNFILFAVGSMVIAFAYTSLNLTNASMLWLGFPLGFFASGIFSGMGAFLTELFPTRVRGSGQGFCYNVGRAIGALFPFLIGALSKQYGLGTSIGIFAVAAYGVVIVAALTLPETRGRELDAA, encoded by the coding sequence ATGGAAAGCAAGACCCTCGCGGCGCCCGCCGCCGAGCCCGCGAGCCGCGAGCGCACCGGCCTGTTCTCGTGGTACGCGGATGCGCAGCCGCGCGAGCGCCGCGCGTTCTGGAGCTGCAAGGTCGGCTACATGCTCGACGGGATGGACACGCAGATGCTGTCGTTCGTGATCCCGACGCTCGTCGCGACCTGGGGCATCTCGCTCGCCGACGCGGGCTTCATCGGCACGATCACGTTGCTCGCGTCGGCGCTCGGCGGCTGGATCGCCGGCATCCTGTCCGACCGGATCGGCCGCGTGCGCACGCTGCAGCTCACGGTGCTGTGGTTCGCGGTGTTCACCGCGCTGTGCGGGCTCGCGCAGAACTACCACCAGCTGGTGGCGGCGCGCGCGCTGATGGGCTTCGGCTTCGGCGGCGAATGGACGGCCGGCGCGGTGCTGATCGGCGAAGTGATCCGCGCGCGCGACCGCGGCAGGGCGGTCGGCCTCGTGCAGTCGGGCTGGGCGATCGGCTGGGGGCTGTGCGCGCTGCTGTATGCGCTGCTGTTCTCGGTGCTGCCGGCCGAGCAGGCGTGGCGCGCGCTGTTCCTGGTCGGGCTCGCGCCCGCGCTGCTGGTCGTCGCGATCCGCCGCTACGTGAAGGAGCCGGACGTCTACGAGAAGGAGAAGGCCGCGCAGGCGAAAGTGGCCGATGCGCCGCGCCTCACCGAGATCTTCGCGCCGAAGCTGATCACGACGACGCTGCGCGCGGCGCTGCTGACGACCGGCGCGCAGGGCGGCTACTACGCGATCACGACGTGGCTGCCGACCTTCCTGAAGACCGAGCGGCACCTGACGGTGATGGGCACCGGCGGCTATCTCGCGATGATCATCTTCGGCTCGTGGGTCGGCTACCTGACGAGTGCGTACCTGACCGACCGCCTCGGCCGCAAGCCGAACTTCATCCTGTTCGCGGTCGGCTCGATGGTGATCGCGTTCGCGTACACGTCGCTGAACCTGACCAACGCGTCGATGCTGTGGCTCGGCTTCCCGCTCGGCTTCTTCGCATCGGGCATCTTCTCGGGGATGGGCGCGTTCCTCACCGAGCTGTTCCCGACCCGCGTGCGCGGTTCCGGCCAGGGCTTCTGCTACAACGTGGGTCGCGCGATCGGTGCGCTGTTCCCGTTCCTGATCGGCGCGCTGTCGAAGCAATACGGGCTCGGCACGAGCATCGGCATCTTCGCGGTCGCTGCCTACGGCGTGGTGATCGTCGCCGCGCTGACGCTGCCCGAGACCCGCGGCCGCGAACTCGACGCCGCCTGA
- a CDS encoding hydantoinase B/oxoprolinase family protein, with protein sequence MTDRHLSPVPSDAARWQFWIDRGGTFTDIVARRPDGTLVTHKLLSENPEQYRDAAVAGIRHLLGLAADEPITPAQVDMVKMGTTVATNALLERKGERTALATTRGFRDMLRIAYQNRPRLFDLDIVLPDALYETVVEIDERVGAHGDVVVPLDVQGAEASLRRVFDSGVRALAIVLIHGYRYTAHERMLAALARRIGFTQVSVSHEVSPLMKMVSRGDTTVVDAYLSPILRRYVEQVAHEMPGVNLQFMQSSGGLTRADAFQGKDAILSGPAGGIVGMVRAARAAGFDQVIGFDMGGTSTDVSHYNGEFEREFETQVAGVRMRAPMMSIHTVAAGGGSVLGFDGARLRVGPESAGANPGPAAYRRGGPLTVTDCNVMLGKIQPDHFPRVFGPHADQPLDRDGVVAKFAALADEIHAATGRRETPEALAEGFLEIAIGSMANAIKKISVQRGHDVSRYVLTTFGGAGGQHACGVADALGMTRVFAHPLAGVLSAYGMGLADQTAMRERAVEAVLSDASLPALNAALDRLADEAIGALLEQGVPPERIATERRVHLRYQGTDSALDVPAGSVAAMQQAFEAAYRQRYAFLMPGTPLVAELASVEAIGRSDAPVDIAPLAPREAGAAPQAHAAVRFYSGGQWHDAALVVRDTLRAGDTIDGPAIVAEQNGTTVVEPGWRAAMTAQGNLVLTRTTPLPTRRSLGTDADPVRLEIFNNLFMSIAEQMGLRLQNTAYSVNIKERLDFSCAIFDGDGNLIANAPHMPVHLGSMGESIRTVIERNRGRMRDGDVFMLNDPYHGGTHLPDVTVITPVFADGSDAPLFYVGSRGHHADIGGTTPGSMPPDSTHIDEEGVLIDNWQLVSAGVLRDADTRALLASGRYPARNVEQNMADLRAQVAANQKGVDELRRMVAQFGRDVVLAFMGHVQDNAEEAVRRVIGALQDGAYRYPLDNGAEIRVAIRVDRAARRAEIDFTGTSAQLDNNFNAPKAVCMAAVLYVFRTLVGDDIPLNAGCLKPLTVIVPARSMLNPDYPAAVVSGNVETSSAITNALYGALGCVASSQGTMNNFTFGNHQYQYYETIAGGSGAGDGFAGVAAVQTHMTNSRLTDPEVLEWRYPVRLDSHVIRAGSGGGGRWRGGDGAVRRVRFLEPMTASILSNNRIHAPFGAAGGAAGALGRNTIERADGTVEVLDHIGRAQMAPGDVFVVETPGGGGYGAAD encoded by the coding sequence ATGACTGACCGACACCTTTCCCCCGTTCCCTCCGACGCCGCGCGCTGGCAATTCTGGATCGACCGCGGCGGCACGTTCACCGACATCGTCGCGCGGCGGCCCGACGGCACGCTCGTCACGCACAAGCTGCTGTCGGAGAACCCCGAGCAGTACCGCGACGCGGCCGTGGCCGGCATCCGCCACCTGCTGGGCCTCGCGGCCGACGAGCCGATCACGCCCGCGCAGGTCGACATGGTGAAGATGGGCACGACGGTCGCGACCAACGCGTTGCTCGAACGCAAGGGCGAACGTACCGCGCTGGCCACGACGCGCGGTTTTCGCGACATGCTGCGCATCGCTTACCAGAACCGGCCGCGCCTGTTCGATCTCGACATCGTGCTGCCCGACGCGCTGTACGAGACGGTCGTCGAGATCGACGAGCGCGTCGGCGCGCATGGCGACGTGGTCGTGCCGCTCGACGTTCAGGGTGCCGAAGCGTCGTTGCGCCGCGTGTTCGACAGCGGCGTGCGTGCGCTCGCGATCGTGCTGATCCACGGCTACCGCTACACCGCGCACGAACGGATGCTGGCGGCGCTCGCGCGCCGCATCGGCTTCACGCAGGTGTCGGTGTCGCACGAGGTGTCGCCGCTGATGAAGATGGTGTCGCGCGGCGATACGACCGTGGTCGACGCGTACCTGTCGCCGATCCTGCGCCGCTACGTCGAGCAGGTCGCGCACGAGATGCCGGGCGTGAACCTGCAGTTCATGCAGAGCAGCGGCGGCCTCACGCGCGCCGATGCGTTCCAGGGCAAGGACGCGATCCTGTCGGGCCCGGCCGGCGGCATCGTCGGGATGGTGCGTGCGGCGCGCGCGGCCGGCTTCGACCAGGTGATCGGCTTCGACATGGGCGGCACGTCGACCGACGTGTCCCACTACAACGGCGAATTCGAGCGCGAGTTCGAGACGCAGGTGGCCGGCGTGCGGATGCGCGCGCCGATGATGAGCATCCACACGGTCGCGGCCGGCGGCGGCTCGGTGCTCGGCTTCGACGGCGCACGGCTGCGCGTCGGGCCCGAATCGGCCGGCGCGAACCCCGGGCCGGCCGCGTACCGGCGCGGCGGCCCGCTGACGGTGACCGACTGCAACGTGATGCTCGGCAAGATCCAGCCCGATCATTTTCCGCGCGTGTTCGGCCCGCATGCGGATCAGCCGCTCGACCGCGACGGCGTGGTCGCGAAGTTCGCGGCGCTCGCCGACGAGATCCACGCGGCGACCGGCCGGCGCGAGACGCCCGAGGCGCTCGCCGAAGGGTTCCTGGAGATCGCGATCGGCAGCATGGCGAACGCGATCAAGAAGATTTCCGTGCAGCGCGGCCACGACGTGTCGCGCTACGTGCTGACGACGTTCGGCGGCGCGGGCGGCCAGCACGCGTGCGGCGTGGCCGATGCGCTCGGGATGACGCGGGTGTTCGCGCATCCGCTCGCGGGCGTGCTGTCCGCGTACGGGATGGGGCTGGCCGACCAGACCGCGATGCGCGAGCGCGCGGTGGAAGCCGTGTTGTCCGACGCATCGCTGCCGGCGCTGAACGCGGCGCTCGACCGGCTCGCCGACGAGGCCATCGGCGCGCTGCTCGAACAGGGCGTGCCGCCGGAGCGGATCGCGACCGAGCGGCGCGTGCACCTGCGCTACCAGGGCACCGATTCGGCGCTCGACGTGCCGGCCGGCAGTGTCGCCGCGATGCAGCAGGCGTTCGAGGCCGCGTACCGGCAGCGCTACGCGTTCCTGATGCCGGGCACGCCGCTGGTGGCCGAACTCGCGTCGGTCGAGGCGATCGGCCGCTCGGACGCGCCGGTCGACATCGCGCCGCTCGCGCCGCGCGAGGCGGGCGCGGCGCCGCAAGCGCACGCGGCCGTGCGCTTTTATTCCGGCGGCCAGTGGCACGACGCGGCGCTGGTCGTGCGCGACACGCTGCGCGCCGGCGACACGATCGACGGCCCGGCGATCGTCGCGGAGCAGAACGGCACGACCGTCGTCGAGCCCGGCTGGCGCGCCGCGATGACCGCCCAGGGCAACCTCGTGCTGACGCGCACGACGCCGCTGCCGACGCGCCGCTCGCTCGGCACCGATGCCGACCCGGTGCGGCTCGAGATCTTCAACAACCTGTTCATGTCGATCGCCGAGCAGATGGGGCTGCGGCTGCAGAACACCGCGTACTCGGTGAACATCAAGGAGCGGCTCGACTTCTCGTGCGCGATCTTCGACGGCGACGGCAACCTGATCGCGAACGCGCCGCACATGCCCGTGCACCTGGGCTCGATGGGCGAGAGCATCCGCACGGTGATCGAGCGCAACCGCGGCCGCATGCGCGACGGCGACGTGTTCATGCTGAACGATCCGTACCACGGCGGCACGCATCTGCCGGACGTGACCGTCATCACGCCGGTGTTCGCGGACGGCTCGGACGCGCCGCTGTTCTACGTCGGCTCGCGCGGCCACCACGCGGACATCGGCGGCACGACGCCGGGCTCGATGCCGCCCGACTCGACGCACATCGACGAGGAAGGCGTGCTGATCGACAACTGGCAGCTCGTGTCGGCCGGCGTGCTGCGCGACGCCGACACGCGCGCGCTGCTCGCATCGGGCCGCTACCCGGCGCGCAACGTCGAGCAGAACATGGCCGACCTGCGCGCGCAGGTCGCCGCGAACCAGAAGGGCGTCGACGAGCTGCGCCGGATGGTCGCGCAGTTCGGCCGCGACGTCGTGCTCGCGTTCATGGGGCACGTGCAGGACAACGCGGAAGAAGCCGTGCGGCGCGTGATCGGTGCACTGCAGGATGGCGCGTACCGCTATCCGCTCGACAACGGCGCGGAGATTCGCGTCGCGATCCGCGTGGATCGCGCGGCCCGCCGCGCGGAGATCGATTTCACCGGCACGTCCGCGCAGCTCGACAACAACTTCAACGCGCCGAAGGCCGTCTGCATGGCGGCGGTGCTGTACGTGTTCCGCACGCTGGTCGGCGACGACATCCCGCTGAACGCCGGCTGCCTGAAGCCGCTGACCGTGATCGTGCCGGCCCGCTCGATGCTGAACCCCGACTACCCGGCGGCCGTCGTGTCGGGCAACGTCGAGACGTCGTCGGCGATCACCAACGCGCTGTACGGCGCGCTCGGCTGCGTCGCGTCGAGCCAGGGAACGATGAACAACTTCACATTCGGTAACCATCAGTACCAGTACTACGAGACGATCGCCGGCGGCAGCGGCGCGGGCGACGGCTTCGCGGGCGTCGCCGCGGTGCAGACGCACATGACGAACTCGCGGCTCACCGATCCGGAGGTGCTCGAATGGCGCTACCCGGTGCGGCTCGATTCACACGTGATCCGCGCCGGCTCGGGCGGCGGCGGCCGCTGGCGCGGCGGCGACGGCGCGGTGCGGCGGGTCCGCTTCCTCGAGCCGATGACGGCGTCGATCCTGTCGAACAACCGGATTCACGCGCCGTTCGGCGCGGCGGGCGGCGCGGCCGGCGCGCTCGGCCGCAACACGATCGAGCGGGCGGACGGCACGGTCGAGGTGCTCGACCATATCGGCCGCGCGCAGATGGCGCCCGGTGACGTGTTCGTCGTCGAAACGCCGGGCGGCGGCGGCTACGGCGCGGCGGACTGA
- the pdeR gene encoding cyclic di-GMP phosphodiesterase, which yields MDDENDSAVLEAHVGTRSPCWRLGSDSNALELAAVRGLTNVAVALTVEQAARIRALTGVTSHLVLDIVLFGNPVSLHLVGRKVNTVDWAGTASAYSDTESVAGDLSHGLAFAEQVVSEVNSLVVILDRNGMVQRFNRLCEEVTGKREVDVIGRSAFELFMSPEQGAQSRSNITGFFASNQSFAVERYINTVNGPRLFQFRNKFVQSGSGVDEQYLICSGIDITEERNAQQRLTELANTDVLTGLPNRHAISERIHAAIAEEDANTRGHVGILFLDLDNFKRVNDHYGHITGDRLLQDVSAIISGCLPSGATLARLGGDEFLVLFEHATRPLLEATAQIILERLRTPIHLGLMEVYTSCSIGIAMHPQHGDSLETLIRSADTAMYVAKEEGKHTYRVFSLEMNQKVAKYMWLDTNLRKALEEEQFVLHYQPVVDIATGDVHAVEALIRWQSPDRGLVAPVEFIRFAEESGLIAPLGRWVMRTAAAQAAAWKAKGLGVRIAVNLSARQLQDMNIVHQFASILDGAGLKPGLLDIELTESCFIEDEEAANGLMRQFRQLGAEIHLDDFGTGYSSLSQLSRLPLDAIKLDRTFITAIDRNPRSQALVRSVVSLAKALNFAVVAEGVETHAEAEFLKQLDVDHAQGYYYARPMPAQAFEAWLAETRKLRLIA from the coding sequence ATGGATGACGAAAACGATAGCGCGGTGCTCGAGGCGCATGTCGGTACGCGCAGCCCCTGCTGGCGTCTCGGCAGCGACAGCAATGCGCTCGAACTGGCCGCGGTCCGCGGTCTGACCAACGTCGCGGTCGCGCTGACGGTCGAGCAGGCCGCGCGCATCCGCGCGCTGACTGGCGTCACGTCGCACCTCGTGCTCGACATCGTGCTGTTCGGCAACCCGGTCAGCCTCCATCTCGTCGGCAGGAAGGTCAATACGGTCGACTGGGCCGGCACGGCGTCCGCCTATTCCGATACCGAGTCCGTCGCCGGCGACCTGTCGCACGGGCTCGCGTTCGCCGAGCAGGTCGTGTCCGAAGTGAATTCGCTCGTCGTGATCCTCGACCGCAACGGGATGGTGCAGCGCTTCAACCGCCTGTGCGAGGAAGTGACGGGCAAGCGCGAGGTCGACGTGATCGGCCGCAGCGCGTTCGAGCTGTTCATGAGCCCCGAGCAGGGCGCGCAGTCGCGCAGCAACATCACGGGCTTCTTCGCGAGCAACCAGTCGTTCGCGGTCGAGCGCTACATCAACACGGTCAACGGGCCGCGCCTGTTCCAGTTCCGCAACAAGTTCGTGCAGAGCGGCAGCGGCGTCGACGAGCAGTACCTGATCTGCTCGGGCATCGACATCACCGAGGAGCGCAACGCGCAGCAGCGGCTCACCGAGCTCGCGAACACCGACGTGCTTACCGGGCTGCCGAACCGCCATGCGATCAGCGAGCGCATCCACGCGGCGATCGCGGAGGAAGACGCCAATACGCGCGGCCACGTCGGCATCCTGTTCCTTGATCTCGACAACTTCAAGCGCGTCAACGATCACTACGGGCACATCACCGGCGACCGGCTGCTGCAGGACGTGTCGGCGATCATCAGCGGCTGCCTGCCGTCCGGCGCGACGCTCGCGCGGCTCGGCGGCGACGAATTCCTCGTGCTGTTCGAACACGCCACGCGGCCGCTGCTCGAAGCGACCGCGCAGATCATCCTCGAACGGCTGCGCACGCCGATCCATCTCGGGCTGATGGAGGTCTACACGAGCTGCTCGATCGGCATCGCGATGCATCCGCAGCACGGCGATTCGCTCGAGACGCTGATCCGCAGCGCCGACACCGCGATGTACGTCGCGAAGGAAGAGGGCAAGCATACGTATCGCGTGTTCTCGCTGGAGATGAACCAGAAGGTCGCGAAGTACATGTGGCTCGACACGAACCTGCGCAAGGCGCTCGAGGAAGAGCAGTTCGTGCTGCACTACCAGCCGGTCGTCGACATCGCGACGGGCGACGTGCATGCCGTCGAGGCGCTGATCCGCTGGCAGTCGCCCGATCGCGGGCTCGTCGCGCCGGTCGAGTTCATCCGCTTCGCGGAAGAGTCGGGGCTGATCGCGCCGCTCGGGCGCTGGGTGATGCGCACCGCGGCCGCGCAGGCCGCCGCATGGAAGGCGAAGGGGCTCGGTGTCCGGATCGCGGTGAACCTGTCCGCGCGGCAGTTGCAGGACATGAACATCGTGCACCAGTTCGCGTCGATTCTCGACGGCGCGGGGCTGAAGCCCGGCCTGCTCGACATCGAGCTGACCGAGAGCTGCTTCATCGAGGACGAGGAGGCGGCCAACGGGCTGATGCGGCAGTTCCGCCAGCTCGGCGCGGAGATCCATCTCGACGATTTCGGCACCGGCTATTCGTCGCTGTCGCAGTTGTCGCGCCTGCCGCTCGACGCGATCAAGCTCGACCGCACCTTCATCACGGCGATCGACCGCAATCCGCGCTCGCAGGCGCTGGTGCGCTCGGTCGTGTCGCTCGCGAAGGCGCTGAATTTCGCGGTGGTCGCGGAAGGCGTCGAAACGCATGCGGAAGCCGAATTCCTCAAGCAACTCGACGTCGATCACGCGCAGGGCTACTACTACGCGCGGCCGATGCCGGCGCAGGCGTTCGAGGCGTGGCTCGCGGAGACGAGAAAGCTCAGGCTGATCGCCTGA
- a CDS encoding crotonase/enoyl-CoA hydratase family protein yields MQLQSHPACRPFYEAGELSQLTAFYEEGRNVMWMMLRSEPRPCFNQQLVTDIIHLARVARDSGLKFDFWVTGSLVPELFNVGGDLSFFVDAIRSGRRDQLMAYARSCIDGVYEIYTGFGTGAISIAMVEGSALGGGFEAALAHHYVLAQKGVKLGFPEIAFNLFPGMGGYSLVARKANRGLAESLIATGEAHAAEWYEDQGLIDETFDAGDAYLATRTFIDVTKPKLNGIRAMLRARERVFQLSRSELMDITEAWVHAAFTIEPKDLAYMERLVMLQNRRVSKLRTV; encoded by the coding sequence ATGCAACTCCAATCCCATCCGGCTTGCCGTCCGTTTTACGAAGCCGGCGAACTCTCCCAACTGACGGCCTTCTACGAAGAAGGCCGTAACGTCATGTGGATGATGCTGCGATCGGAACCGCGGCCGTGCTTCAACCAACAACTCGTCACCGACATCATCCATCTCGCGCGCGTCGCACGCGACTCGGGCCTCAAGTTCGACTTCTGGGTGACGGGCTCGCTCGTCCCCGAGCTGTTCAACGTCGGCGGGGACCTGAGCTTCTTCGTCGACGCGATCCGCAGCGGCCGACGCGACCAGCTGATGGCGTACGCGCGCTCGTGCATCGACGGCGTGTACGAGATCTACACGGGCTTCGGCACCGGCGCGATCTCGATCGCGATGGTCGAGGGCAGCGCGCTCGGCGGCGGCTTCGAGGCCGCGCTCGCGCATCACTACGTGCTCGCGCAGAAGGGCGTGAAACTCGGCTTCCCCGAGATCGCGTTCAACCTGTTCCCGGGCATGGGCGGCTATTCGCTGGTCGCACGCAAGGCGAACCGCGGCCTCGCGGAATCGCTGATCGCGACCGGTGAAGCGCATGCGGCCGAATGGTACGAAGATCAGGGGCTGATCGACGAGACGTTCGACGCCGGTGATGCGTATCTGGCGACGCGCACCTTCATCGACGTGACGAAGCCCAAGCTGAACGGTATCCGCGCGATGCTGCGCGCCCGCGAACGCGTGTTCCAGCTGTCGCGCTCGGAGCTGATGGACATCACGGAAGCGTGGGTGCATGCGGCGTTCACGATCGAGCCGAAGGATCTCGCGTACATGGAACGCCTGGTGATGCTGCAGAACCGGCGCGTGTCGAAACTGCGCACGGTGTAA